The genomic interval TAAATTTTGTACAATTTTGAAGACCCGACAACCTGACAACCCAGACCGCCCAGACAGCTGATTGCTGACTTCAGCGGCGTGGCAAGAGGgtttaaaaatcaaaagtcAGTTTAAGTTTCTAAATATGGAAGTCTGAATTAGggttttattataaatttgaaACCAGCTTcataaatttgaaaaacatCTTTTATTTCCTGAACCCCTTGAAGAAGTTTACTCTACGCCTTTGATCCACAAAATCTTCATCCCTGGTTTGCTTGTGCTGGTGGAATTGATGGCATTCATCAACAAATGGCCCAAGTTCGAGGATCCTGCGAAAGTTTCTGTCCCGATGGGGAGGCGAAAATGTAGGTTAATGATCTTGAACCcgaatataataaaataacgTGGCTTAATACATTTAGGCGTATTCGTGAGAAGCTTTTGCACTACTTTGAGCTAAAGAATGGTCAAAAGAACACGCCAGGTGTCCTGATAAAGGAGTTTACGCGATCCGCCGCCGATGTCAAGATGCCACTGCCCAAGGAAATGCGCACGGAAGCGGCATTGACCAAAACTGTGGAATATCTTCTCAAGGAGCAAGTATTTTTTGCAcctaaaaaccaaaaagttTAAACTGAATATTAATATACTTTCCAGCATAATCCTGGACACACGAAAGCCTTATAATGTGGCTTACGACTTCATATTCGATCGACTGAGGGCGGTGCGTCGGGAGATCGTTATCCAGATGTACGATGCACCTCGGAAGATCTGCTTGTTAGAGCCTATTGTGATGTTTCTGGCCTATAGTCGATATCGCTTGTGTGAGGAGCCCATAGAGAAGTTCGATCCGAAAATATGCAATCAGCATTTGCAAGAGTGCCTTACGGGAGTGCTTTGCTGTTACGAAGAGCTGGGGGACTTGGAATCCTCTAGAGAACCCAGTATTCGTGAGCTTGAGCGGCGCTGCTTCATAGAGAGCCTGTATCAAGTGTTTAATTTGGGTTCGCCCGAGTCCCTTACACGCGCCCTCACCTTACCGGATTATGTGCGTCAGGATGCGACGTTTAAGCTGTGTTTTGGCATCTGTTTGGCCTTTCAACAGGGCAATTTGTATAGAGTCCTCATGGGTTTGCCACAATTACCGCACATTCTGTGCGCCGTAGCGGCCACCAAGTTGCAGGCGATAAGGAGGTACTATACAACAATTACTATTGGCTTTCTTATTGAAATGATGTATTTCtaaagtacatacatatttatttacaaacgTATATTTGCAGAAGCTTGCTACAGATTTTCACGCATGCctacaacaacaaacagctcACGGTGCCGGTTCCTTACTTGTTGCGTTTACTGTTGTTCGATGGTCCGCAAGGACTTCAGGACCAATGTCGGCATTTTAATATATCCTTAACAGCGGATAGGAAGGCGGTTCATTTTAACAAGACTGATTTTAACCACAATGCGGAGATATTGAAACCTCAAGAAGAGCGCTTTGTGGAGTCGAAGCTGAAGCGTATTTATATTCCAGAAGTTCTATTGctaaagaaatttaattaatttaagagTACGCAGTTGTAAATAGTTCAAAACAATAGTGAAGCCATGGagattaattatttattgttattgcgCATTTGTTTTCTTGTCGGGTGGCAACCCTGCTGATAGAACAACAAACCTATCGCCAATCGAAAGGCAGAACGCCGCGGTATTTACACCTAATAAATGGTTTACCAGTTGGAGGTTgataaaatgcaattatttgcTAGTACTTAAGATTACATTTGTGCTGTTTTAAGGAGTAATGCGGTGAGGCTTAGCTAACTAAGCTGAATAAAGCGCTTGAGATATACACAAAGCGCGCGCAGGGTTGCATTGTGGCGCCTGTCGATGcacactacacacacacaccgccACACACACGCAACGCGAGAGAAAGTACCGAGCCGTTTCTGGAAAATACAATTCCGCCATATTAACCggcaaaattcaaaatatttacactgCCCGAGGTCAGCGGGATCGAGGTGGTCATCAAAATCGAGGATTAACCCGCCGTTGGGCAGCACGAGCGTGGCGGGCGGATCGGAGCGAGCGGTACGCATCATTCGCCGTctgccgccgccgtcgcaCAATAAACGATAGGCATTGGCTacaaaaaagtggaaaaagagGTGGAGGGAAAGGCCAGTCCAGTCCAACAATACCGACGAAAACACGTACGTTTGGTCCACATTGGTGGTCTGGCGAATATTTAGATATATATTACGGATTTTTGGCCAGGTACTAATTGCCCACTTTTTCGCAGCGCGCTCGCACACAAAACACTAACACACACGCACGAAGCAAGAGCGCCCACATATACAGGCATACAGACACAGGCACACAGACAGGCAGACGGAGCAGCCGCGATGACAAGTCATCATCATCACGTCGGAGTCGGAGGGAACTTCCAGCCTCAACTGCATCAGATCCGGGCGCCCATCGTGAAGAATCTATCGCTGGCCGCTGCGGCGGTACCGCTGCCCCTGCACTCCGTCCCGTCGTCGGCGTACTTCACTCATGCACAACCACCCACGGCGGCCACAATTGTCGAGCAAGATCCGTACACCGTTTTGGCGGGCGATCCGATGGGCGAGGAGAGCGAGAGCTTCCTGATCGAGGAGATCATCGATGACTATGATGATGAGGCTAATATCGTAGTAGACACTGGCGAGTTCTTCGAGCACTATGAATACTATCCGGTGGATCGGCTGGACAGGCTTACCTCGGTTACGGTGGCAGCGGCAGATGCACTGCCACCGCCCATCATCATGCAGCAGACCAGCGACGACGAGGACTTCATCGAGGAGGATGGACAGCAAATGACCTCCTCCtgcgatggtgatggcgagGAAGAAACCGAGCAGGATGATGAGGCTACCGCGCCGGCTACGACAAATGCTTTTGAAATTGCCTCCGAGATGCTAACCACCATCGAAGCCACGAACatcaaggaggagcagctcGAAAGCGATTTCTACATGAAGGCAACCGAAGATTCAAACAGCTCAAATGGTCAGTTGCAGGACTTTAAGCTATTCGGAAGCAGTCGCGTGGAGAGGCCCATCGGAAATTCAGCCGCCAAGCGCTGGAAGCAAACAAAGGTACCCATACGCATTACGCAGGATGAGTTCAATGTCACCCTGTGGTCCTCGCTAAACTCTGAagatgaggacgaggaggaggagttggaggaACCACCTAGTTGTGCTGGCACCACATCCGTGAcgtcctcctccgccgcccaGAATGAAGGCTCATCCAATATGCCAAAGCTTATTATCGACGAGCACATGATTAACCACGATGTTCTAAGCGATGGCATTGGTAACGAGTACGTCATCCTGCCCGATCCATTCAGCGCCTCTGCGGTGACGGATGTGGAAGAGGTGGTTAATGCATTTATGGGTGATGTCAAAGGCGAGGAAGACAGCCAGCCACTAAGTGAGCAGTTGATCTATGCGGAAAACCAGCTGGAAGAAGCCTATGGTAACATCGAGCTCATCGAGAACATGCCGAATAATGTGGAGCTGATACAGAGCCCGGGTCTGGGTCCAGCCACTGTACCGGTACCGCAATCAAAGGTCAATGGATGTTTACCGAATCCACTGCCGGCTCTCCCAAAACTAGTGCTCCAGAACAGCAGCACCAATGTGCGACTGAAAAGTGCGGGAAATCAGACAAAGGTGACGAAGAGGCAACTCACGGCTGCGGCTCAGGTGGCGACACCAACTCCTCCACCGCCACTAGTGGCTTCCAGCAATCCAGCCCGACCACGACCCACAATTGTTACCAAATTACCGACGGCAGTGCCCAATCAGACGGCTGGTAATACTATGGGAGCTGCTGGCGCGGCCGctgaggaggatgaggagccAAAGTTTCGCTGCACCCATCGCGGCTGCAACAAGGAGTTTCGCAACCACTCGGCCATGCGCAAGCACATGCACACGCACGGACCGCGCGGTCATGTGTGCAACGTCTGCGGCAAAAGCTTCGTAGAGAGCTCCAAGCTAAAGCGCCACCAGCTGGTGCACACCGGCGAGAAGCCTTTTGAGTGCACCTTCGAGGGGTGCGGCAAGCGCTTCTCGCTGGACTTCAATCTGCGCACCCACGTACGGATACATACTGGCGATCGGCCCTACCACTGCCCCATTGATGGCTGCTCCAAGTGCTTCGCCCAGTCAACGAACCTCAAGTCCCACATGCTGACGCACACAAAGCCTAAAAGGAAGTGGCCGCGAGCACCGCAAGTGAGCAACAACAAGACACCGCTGGTGGCCAGATACGGGCGTCTGGAGTTTGGCGAGGATCCTCGTCTAGTGTACGTAGAACAAAACGAGGAGGTGGCGTCGGTGCTGCTGGATGGCACGTCCCTAGCATCCTAACTAGTAGTTCGCATCAATGTGTCGCTGGTATTGGCATGAGATGGTTCAAATATGAAAGCTCCTTCGGCTGCGGATGGCAG from Drosophila yakuba strain Tai18E2 chromosome 3L, Prin_Dyak_Tai18E2_2.1, whole genome shotgun sequence carries:
- the LOC6532560 gene encoding fez family zinc finger protein erm; protein product: MTSHHHHVGVGGNFQPQLHQIRAPIVKNLSLAAAAVPLPLHSVPSSAYFTHAQPPTAATIVEQDPYTVLAGDPMGEESESFLIEEIIDDYDDEANIVVDTGEFFEHYEYYPVDRLDRLTSVTVAAADALPPPIIMQQTSDDEDFIEEDGQQMTSSCDGDGEEETEQDDEATAPATTNAFEIASEMLTTIEATNIKEEQLESDFYMKATEDSNSSNGQLQDFKLFGSSRVERPIGNSAAKRWKQTKVPIRITQDEFNVTLWSSLNSEDEDEEEELEEPPSCAGTTSVTSSSAAQNEGSSNMPKLIIDEHMINHDVLSDGIGNEYVILPDPFSASAVTDVEEVVNAFMGDVKGEEDSQPLSEQLIYAENQLEEAYGNIELIENMPNNVELIQSPGLGPATVPVPQSKVNGCLPNPLPALPKLVLQNSSTNVRLKSAGNQTKVTKRQLTAAAQVATPTPPPPLVASSNPARPRPTIVTKLPTAVPNQTAGNTMGAAGAAAEEDEEPKFRCTHRGCNKEFRNHSAMRKHMHTHGPRGHVCNVCGKSFVESSKLKRHQLVHTGEKPFECTFEGCGKRFSLDFNLRTHVRIHTGDRPYHCPIDGCSKCFAQSTNLKSHMLTHTKPKRKWPRAPQVSNNKTPLVARYGRLEFGEDPRLVYVEQNEEVASVLLDGTSLAS
- the LOC6532559 gene encoding SAC3 domain-containing protein 1 isoform X1 — protein: MAQVRGSCESFCPDGEAKMRIREKLLHYFELKNGQKNTPGVLIKEFTRSAADVKMPLPKEMRTEAALTKTVEYLLKDIILDTRKPYNVAYDFIFDRLRAVRREIVIQMYDAPRKICLLEPIVMFLAYSRYRLCEEPIEKFDPKICNQHLQECLTGVLCCYEELGDLESSREPSIRELERRCFIESLYQVFNLGSPESLTRALTLPDYVRQDATFKLCFGICLAFQQGNLYRVLMGLPQLPHILCAVAATKLQAIRRSLLQIFTHAYNNKQLTVPVPYLLRLLLFDGPQGLQDQCRHFNISLTADRKAVHFNKTDFNHNAEILKPQEERFVESKLKRIYIPEVLLLKKFN
- the LOC6532559 gene encoding SAC3 domain-containing protein 1 isoform X2, translated to MYDAPRKICLLEPIVMFLAYSRYRLCEEPIEKFDPKICNQHLQECLTGVLCCYEELGDLESSREPSIRELERRCFIESLYQVFNLGSPESLTRALTLPDYVRQDATFKLCFGICLAFQQGNLYRVLMGLPQLPHILCAVAATKLQAIRRSLLQIFTHAYNNKQLTVPVPYLLRLLLFDGPQGLQDQCRHFNISLTADRKAVHFNKTDFNHNAEILKPQEERFVESKLKRIYIPEVLLLKKFN